GAAATCTTATGATTGTAAATGGGTCAAAACCAGCGCCCGACCAAGTGGATGGTAGATGATCAGGGCATTGATGAAATCTACACTTGAATCTTCATCCCATCTGTCCTGTTATTCTAGTTGCACTTTGATATGTAACCTTTATTTTTATACAATTGATCCACGATTGATGTGCCGAACATCATCAGAAATCTTCTGATTTATGCACCATTTAATAGTGTACATAAAGCTGTAATTGCTTCTTTCACTCACGAACCATGCTATGAACTTGCATGTTTCTCAATTTCCTACTGAAATCATGTGTTTCTGTGGTACTAGACGCTTTCTCCCTGTTATGATGTCACTTGGAGGCATGGTTTACTTGATTTGGAGACTCAGACCTTCCATCCTGAGCTGAGTCATGACTCACCGTAGTCAGGCATATTTTGTGAGGGTGACTCATGGTACTGAACCATATTGGACTCGATAgaggctgagtcaactcagacaaGTTGGTAATCCATACTTGGAGCACTCACCTCTTTTTACTAGTTTCGGTTCAATACGTTGCGGATGTCTTAGTGCACACTTCTGAGCCACCTCATCTAATTTCTCAAATCagctaagggtctgtttggatgctcaattgataTGAACTGTGACTCATATGCTCGATCGATATGAACTGTGATTCATTCTTTCCATAATAGAGGGATTGGCCAAAATGGTATTGGCACCTTTCTAACTCATCGTGACAACCAATCCCCCAACTGTGAAGGATGGTAGGTAGATTTGGGGTGAGTCCCACATTATAAATGGAGTTGGGCTAGCTCAATTTTGATCATTTACACTTTATGGAATTAGATAATTACGGATTGTTCATTGGgaatccaaacatggcctaataGTTGTGAATTTTCTGTCCAGCTCAACCTGAAAGGATTCTCCTGGCCATGGGCATAGAAACTGTCATGTATAGTCTGTCTACTTGCACAGAGAATGAATAAAATTCTGTAGCTGTTCTTAGACTGGGTGGAGGTCACACTCAGAGCATCCTATCACACATTTAAGAATTTCATTTATGTGGCAGTAGTTATGCTCATTGTTCTTAAACTCTGACTTCACTCAAAACTGGGCTGAGTCAACTTCACTCAGCAAGATTTCGAGCCAAGTACTGCGAAACTTGCTCTTAACAGCGACTCAGTCCCCACCAGGCAAGACTCATTGAGTTGGATGAATGATTTGGGTGGTCGAATCAACATGACTCATAGGAACTCCGGCCGAGTCACTCACCTACTCAAAGTCAAACTGGTAAGTGAGAAAGAAGCTCTACCAGCACACTATCCACTCAGTTGTGTATGTTTTTGGCTGTTCTATTTCATTTTTCTAATAATATCTAATTATGAATACCTGTACTTTCTTGTATTACATATTGAGCCGAGTAAAGACTCGCCTAAGTCTTCAAGTTCACCCAACCCAGctaaacatcatgttgggtcaAGGTTTCGGTTTTTTAAACTATAGTCATGCTTGATGACTTAAGCTTAGTCTGCGGGCAGAATCTCGTTAATTTGATAGTCGTACATCATCAGCAGCTAAGTTCTTGATTTTCTAACATGTGATAATGATTGCAGATCAGAGGCAAGAAAGTGGGGATTGTTGGACTCGGTAGCATTGGCTCGGAGATTGCGAAGAGGCTGGAGGCATTTGGCTGCAGCATCGCATATAATTCAAGAGAAAGGAAACCATCTGTGCCATTTCCTTATTTTTCAAGCATTCGTGATCTCGCAGCCAGAAGTGATGTTATCATAGTAGCATGTTCCTTGACTGATGAAACATACCACATCATTAACAAGGACGTCTTGTTGGCATTAGGAAAAGATGGTATCGTCATTAATATCGGGCGTGGGGCACTGATCGATGAGAAGGAATTGGTTAGGTGCTTGGTGCAAGGAGAGATCGGCGGTGCTGGACTTGATGTGTTCGAGAACGAGCCTCATGTGCCACAGGAACTCTTTGCCATGGATAATGTGGTGTTATCTCCGCATCAAGCAGCCTTTACACCAGAATCCTTCTTATCAGTGCTTGAAGTGATCACAGGCAACCTCAACGCATTCTTCTTAAATAAACCATTGTTGACTCTTGTGAAGGAATGATTATGACCTATCTTTGCTGTTGGTCTATAAACTTTTTTGGTTTTTTAAGATTTTGGGGAACTCTAGAATTCCATAAAAGGGACCTCCAGCTTAATGGAGCATTCTTATCATAGATATGCACAGCTAAATATGGattatgaaatgaaaattttcaattcctGGTATTTGAGCTGAAAAACAGTGGTTAGGATTATCTTGTTCACATGATTGTTGGAACAACCATCTATACATGTGGTTGCAATTGCGAGATAAGTGTAGGGCTTCCTCCTGAGGAGAAGTCCTAGTGGAGTTCCTGTTCCATGCATTTGGGCAGCAAGCTTGGAAAAGGAAGTGGGACACCCACTGGTAGGGCTGTAACTTGGGTTTGGTCTAACCTGAATTTGGACTGACCCAACCCGAATGCAGGTTGGATTGGGTTCAGGTTAGAAGTCTACAGAATGCAAGTGGTCATGTATTTATAGCGTGATGCCTGACGCAACATGGTGAGGCCCTTATCgtcgagcccaccttgatgtatatatgatctatatccattccgtccatcttgcgagatcattttagggcatgaattcaaaaataaagcacatgtaaatctcaggtggactataccataggaaacagtggtgattgaacgccccatcgttaaaaacttccaagggactactgtaatatttatttgccatccaacctgtttataaggtcacatggacctggatgaaggggaaaaaacaaaaattagcttgatccaaaacttttgtggcccacaagaagtttttttaatagtgaaaaacaatggtttcctatggtatggtccacctaagatttggatatgcttcattttcgggTTCATAcggtaaaatgatctggaaaattagatggatggcatggatgtagaatatatacatcaaggtgggccctgcagtaAGGGTTGCATTGTCTTAGGTGAGGATAGGGCTTCATGTATAATCCGTCCCATTTATAGTAGTGtgtatttatcttttttttgTTCATGTACATAGGAGTATGTATGTGTTTCTACCAATATAATAAAAAAAGGTGTTTTATGTACAAAGTCTTTCTCAAAATTCTATCCACTCACACTTCTCTTCTCTTCCTTCCACTTACTAAACTTATTCAAATCAACTTGATTTCAGAGCAAGAACATTCATGTTGATTATGCTACCAGAATCTGCTGACGTCAGCAACCATGCAGTTGAAGTCAGTAACTGTTGATACTATATGGCCTAGTTTTGATTGGGAAGAACATGGTTTGGTGCATCTTGATTTTAAAAGatttatggtaaaaaaaaaaaaaaaaaaattaagattttggGAGCTCATCTTAGATATATTAAGACCATTTTTACCATCCAATAGAAATCCTCAAGTTTTCAGTTTTCTTCCATTCTGCTTAAATCAGTAGTTGTTTTCTATGTGTTTCTTCACATGGTTGATTGGATCCACTGCATTTAACTCGTCATAGAGCTTTTTCTGAGTGGGAGGATGATTTGGAAGGGCAATGCAGCTAAACAGTAGACTGACTATGCCATTTTTGGGTCATGGGGGAGCTCACCATGTATGTCTTCGTGCTTGATCTTCTTTTGTGAGGTATATACCTAATTTAGGCCTTCTTTGATCTTGGTTACTAGATTTTTCTTCTTCGACGGTTTCTGGACCCCTAAGCCACTATTTGGAACCCAGattttgttgagatgtggagccacatctggacggccgctcgaccggtcgagtgacctGCTCTATCGGTCGAATAgcccgctcgaccagtcgtggactggctcgactcgttttccagcAAGTTGGGATTTTCGATTTCCgatgtgctcgaccagttgtggggTGTGCTCGACCGCTCAACCACTTAAAgactccacacgaccagtcgagcttacgcagatttgagtctggaTTTTATACGGACTgtggaaatttgagtcggttttcacaAAAGTGCGAAAGGTAAGTTgactaaactataaataggtatccctagggcttttctaggataTGGGAAAGCTTTTCTAAGtgatgggaaataattctaaggtgtgggcaaagggtttttctctgtacttccaagggagagattagtatattgccttgtaatcttcatttttcttcatattgAAAGTttacatccgtggttttttacccttgtttggaatttttccacgtatatcttgtcttgtgatttgtttggaatgctttgattctgtttctagtctatatttcttcttgtttatcatttgtgggtgagaccagagattggatctcggttcactgcgttattGGTGTGccgcgcaacaactggtatcaaagttattggtttaattctattgggAGTGATAACGGAAGATGGGAAGATGTAGAtgaaggattatctgtatcagaaggacctctatattcctctaggaggaaaatagaagaaaccagaaagatgatagatgatgaatggtttttattagatcggaaggctttaggaacgatccgactctctttgtctaagagcgtcgccttcaatatatccaagatgaaaactacaaaagaattaatggaagccctagccaccatgtatgaaaagccctcagcgtccaacaaggttcatcttatgaaacaactattcaacatttagatgtcagatggtgggagcgtggctgaacatctaaacgagttcaatacagtcacgagctagTTGGAATCCGTTGACATTGTTTTTTAAGATGAGgttagggcgttattgatcttatccagtttgttagacagttgggatggtttggtgattgttgtgagtaattcttcagggtcgacaaagctgaaatttgatgatgtggccggtctaattttcagcgaagaatctagaagaaaggcatcagcagtttcaggggattcagagaatgctctaaacgttgaaggaagaggaagattgctgaacaaaggaggcaataaacacggatgtTCTAACTCGAGTAAGAAGTCCAaaggaccgaaagacaaagacaggtgttggcattgcggcaacaaggggcacatgaaacattATTGTAGGAcgcttgttcacaccccaagtgcagggttgtgatgtagtaataaactcggtaagactaaggtcgaatccacagggactgatacctatacgttatctgaaaccaagtagaactagaactaaactaagatgtgatctaaaccaagtagaatttaagaaataattgtggaacaattatctaaaactttaaggaattcagaggaaggaaactagggattcagaggatccacttgtagagatcaaggagaaattatgcctgcttcagaaatcatggaatttaactagacttcctttgatatagtttttaagaggtGAAGGGTCtatgaattagaatgaattccatcatctaaccatgcccaggagacaaagcaagcaacaggattaaactaattaccaaccaatcaataatgtatgaggatcaggaagggtactgttaTCCTActatgcccatggagcaatgatgaacaacagggcttcctgacttcataaacataaaaaggggaagaaaatattcaaagccattgcaaacccattgtaatttcagtcacaacagaccataaaagactaaaaaatattcctttaataatcaactaaatcaaattcagtttatgaattaaaggcacaaagtagaatctcccatctcgctacaggcttcacctcttagccctagctaaggggtttagccacacataggcATGATGTGGCTGAActtagaaaataaaaagagaaagaatagaAGGAGATCCAGGTCTCTCTCTCAGCTCATGTGCCACGTTACAGCAGAAGAAAAACAACTGCTTTTGCTTCCTCCTGCTCCTTCACGTTTTCGCCCTAACCAAGCCACGTTTCTGGTTCCAGCCGGCCTCCTCAGCTCACGTTCCAGCCCCAAACTCTCTTTCTCCTCACGTCTCGGCCAGCAGAAAAAAACGTcttcacgtttcttcctttcttccttcaatccTCCCAAACGAGCAAAACCAAAACCGAGCCCCCTTGCTCCCTGTCTCCTCCTCTGTTTTATAGCTGCCAAGGGCAGTAGACGGAGTTTTATTTTTGGAGAGAGACCCTGCCAGAGTCGGACTTTGCACGCCCTCTGCTGCGACAATGCCTCACACAGTCATGAATGCGGCGTTTCCgcgcttcttcttctttatttttttcaaaaggacaacgtcctctgggagttTTCGGGCagtcctacatgatgaacggttcagatcgtccgtccgATTGCCCCCACGAGCGCACAACTCGCCGTGAAAATCGGACTGTGTCCGATCgcgaaacagagtgcgttacgcacttgcgctggctgatggtg
This region of Magnolia sinica isolate HGM2019 chromosome 1, MsV1, whole genome shotgun sequence genomic DNA includes:
- the LOC131248167 gene encoding glyoxylate/hydroxypyruvate reductase HPR3-like is translated as MAGVAVVAEEELPLVLLLRPIKQPFYNSLSTKFRFLKAWEEPSLPIHLFLASYAQSTTALLCSGHTPVNSTILQWLPNLQCIVTTSAGFNHIDIAECRRRGIAVANAGTAFSEDVADYTVGILLDVLRRISASDRYVSHGLWSLQGEYQPLGSKIRGKKVGIVGLGSIGSEIAKRLEAFGCSIAYNSRERKPSVPFPYFSSIRDLAARSDVIIVACSLTDETYHIINKDVLLALGKDGIVINIGRGALIDEKELVRCLVQGEIGGAGLDVFENEPHVPQELFAMDNVVLSPHQAAFTPESFLSVLEVITGNLNAFFLNKPLLTLVKE